A region of Bacteroidales bacterium DNA encodes the following proteins:
- a CDS encoding phospho-N-acetylmuramoyl-pentapeptide-transferase — protein sequence MLYHLFGYLDRIYDFPGAGLFQYISFRSGMAVITSLVISLLFGKKLINYLKKMQVGETIRDLGLEGQMEKQGTPTMGGLIILGAILVPTLLFADLTNIYVIIILVTTIWLGFIGFVDDYIKVFRKDKKGLAGRFKILGQVMLGLFVGSMMYFSPQIVIREKTTDISFINSVEMAENLQVSETTQNLYLANNIKSTKSTIPFVKNNEFDYAIFLSWLGEGYQHWAFLIFIPFVILIITAVSNGANLTDGMDGLATGVSAIIGTTLAVFAYVSGNIFFASYLNIMYIPNTGELVIFIAAFVGACIGFLWYNAYPAQVFMGDTGSLAIGGIIAVFAIMLRKELLIPLLCGIFLAESLSVVMQVSYFKYTKKKFGAGRRIFKMSPLHHHYQLAGYSEPKIVLRFFIVGIMLAIFTVITLKIR from the coding sequence ATGCTCTATCATTTGTTTGGATATCTTGACAGGATTTATGACTTTCCGGGGGCGGGGCTGTTCCAGTACATCTCGTTCCGGTCGGGAATGGCAGTGATCACTTCGTTGGTGATTTCGCTGCTGTTCGGAAAGAAGCTGATCAATTATCTGAAAAAAATGCAGGTGGGCGAAACCATCCGCGACCTGGGTCTTGAAGGACAGATGGAAAAACAGGGAACCCCAACAATGGGAGGATTGATCATTCTTGGCGCCATCCTGGTCCCGACCCTGCTGTTTGCTGATTTGACCAATATTTATGTGATTATCATTCTTGTTACTACGATCTGGTTGGGTTTTATCGGGTTTGTCGATGATTACATCAAGGTATTCAGGAAAGATAAAAAAGGGCTGGCCGGACGGTTTAAAATACTTGGACAGGTGATGCTTGGGCTCTTTGTCGGTTCAATGATGTATTTCAGCCCTCAGATAGTCATCAGGGAAAAGACCACGGATATTTCATTTATTAATTCTGTTGAAATGGCAGAGAACTTACAAGTCAGCGAAACAACTCAGAATTTGTACTTGGCGAATAACATAAAATCAACCAAAAGCACCATTCCGTTTGTTAAAAACAATGAATTCGATTATGCGATTTTTCTTTCTTGGCTTGGTGAAGGTTATCAGCACTGGGCTTTCCTGATATTTATACCTTTTGTCATCTTGATCATCACAGCTGTTTCCAATGGCGCGAACCTTACGGACGGCATGGATGGACTGGCAACCGGTGTGTCGGCTATCATCGGCACTACACTCGCAGTGTTTGCTTACGTTTCGGGTAATATCTTTTTTGCCAGTTATTTAAACATTATGTACATCCCCAACACGGGCGAGCTGGTAATCTTCATTGCTGCTTTTGTCGGGGCCTGTATAGGCTTTCTGTGGTACAATGCCTACCCGGCGCAGGTATTTATGGGCGACACGGGGTCATTGGCTATAGGTGGAATCATCGCCGTTTTTGCCATTATGTTGCGCAAAGAGTTGCTCATCCCTTTGCTATGCGGGATTTTTCTTGCCGAAAGTCTGTCGGTGGTGATGCAGGTGAGCTATTTCAAATACACCAAAAAGAAATTTGGCGCAGGCCGGCGTATATTTAAAATGTCTCCGCTTCATCACCATTACCAGCTGGCAGGGTACTCCGAACCAAAGATTGTCCTCAGGTTTTTTATTGTCGGGATTATGCTGGCCATTTTCACTGTGATAACCTTAAAAATCAGGTAA
- a CDS encoding UDP-N-acetylmuramoyl-L-alanyl-D-glutamate--2,6-diaminopimelate ligase, which translates to MKKHLADIIRGIDVQKVEGTTDLFVSNLVFDSRQAGVGDLFVAVKGTHVDGHRFITEVTDKGVTAVICQDFPSENSPNITYIKVSNSALALAKAASAFYDHPSHKLKVVGVTGTNGKTSTVFFLYNLFKSLGYKAGLLSTIENLIGEEHIVSTHTTADAIQISKNLSKMVEQGCDYCFMEMSSHAIDQDRVSGLKIHGAVFTNITHDHLDYHLTFDKYIEAKKKLFDQLPSDAFALVNVDDRNGMIMLQNTAARKMTYSLKSPSDFKAKIIENRFEGLQLNIDNHELWCRLVGNFNAYNLMAVYAVARIEGFLPEEVLPELSRLSPVEGRFQVIHSKAGITAIVDYAHTPDALKNVLQTINAVRPGNEHLITIIGAGGDRDKLKRPILARVACQLSDRVILTSDNPRSEAPEAIIADMEAGLDIAVKRKAIKITDRREAIKTAVMISLKGDIILVAGKGHETYQEINGVKHHFDDRKILNEYLNHNLTTTD; encoded by the coding sequence ATGAAAAAGCATCTTGCTGACATAATAAGAGGAATTGATGTGCAAAAGGTCGAAGGTACAACCGATCTGTTTGTCAGCAATCTGGTATTTGATTCTAGGCAAGCCGGAGTTGGAGATCTGTTTGTGGCCGTGAAAGGAACACATGTTGATGGTCACCGTTTTATTACTGAAGTGACAGATAAAGGTGTTACCGCTGTAATATGCCAGGATTTCCCTTCCGAAAATTCACCGAATATCACTTATATCAAAGTGTCAAACAGCGCTTTAGCATTGGCTAAAGCAGCCTCAGCATTCTACGATCATCCATCCCATAAACTGAAAGTTGTTGGTGTTACGGGGACAAATGGCAAGACCAGTACAGTGTTTTTTCTTTACAACCTATTTAAGTCATTGGGCTACAAAGCCGGATTGCTTTCGACGATCGAAAACCTTATTGGAGAGGAACACATCGTCTCGACCCACACTACCGCTGATGCTATTCAGATCAGTAAAAACCTAAGTAAAATGGTTGAACAGGGCTGTGATTACTGCTTCATGGAAATGAGCTCACATGCCATCGACCAGGATCGGGTTAGCGGGTTGAAAATACATGGTGCAGTTTTTACCAACATCACCCACGACCACCTGGATTACCATCTGACTTTTGACAAATACATCGAAGCCAAAAAGAAACTCTTTGATCAGTTGCCATCAGATGCTTTTGCGCTTGTAAATGTTGACGACCGCAATGGTATGATTATGCTTCAAAATACGGCTGCACGCAAAATGACGTATAGTTTGAAAAGCCCATCAGATTTCAAAGCAAAAATCATCGAAAACCGCTTTGAAGGATTACAACTGAATATTGATAACCATGAGTTGTGGTGCCGGCTGGTAGGTAATTTTAATGCTTATAACCTGATGGCTGTTTATGCTGTTGCCCGGATTGAAGGGTTTTTACCCGAAGAGGTTCTGCCTGAGCTGAGCAGGCTTTCGCCGGTTGAAGGACGTTTTCAGGTGATTCATTCAAAAGCCGGAATCACAGCCATTGTTGATTATGCGCACACTCCGGATGCATTAAAGAATGTGTTGCAAACCATCAATGCAGTGCGCCCCGGAAATGAGCACCTCATCACGATCATCGGCGCCGGCGGGGATCGCGACAAATTAAAAAGGCCAATCCTTGCCAGGGTTGCCTGTCAGCTAAGCGACCGCGTCATTTTAACATCCGACAATCCGCGCAGCGAAGCTCCCGAAGCCATCATTGCCGATATGGAGGCTGGATTGGACATCGCTGTGAAACGCAAAGCCATCAAAATTACCGACCGGCGTGAAGCCATCAAAACTGCTGTGATGATTTCACTTAAAGGGGATATCATTTTGGTTGCGGGAAAAGGACATGAAACCTACCAGGAAATCAATGGCGTGAAACACCATTTTGACGACAGGAAAATTTTAAATGAATATCTGAATCATAATTTAACAACCACCGACTGA
- a CDS encoding transpeptidase family protein — MKKQQEKPQKVDTGPGKSVMGRLYFVYVLMLVFAMAIVLRAAQLQLFEAPKLNIIAEQHEFRFDDNIEAMRGSIYSNDGRLMATSIPVFQVRMDVSSPHIDDQLFNDSVTWLALGLSKMFGDMTNWEYKQKLNEARNKGNRFLLIQNNVTFDQLTQLQKLPIFNRGKHRGGMIAIRSARREYPFDMLAKRTIGYYKDHPVDSLKVVVGLEGQFNEYLQGTKGRQLMQRMAFGAWKPIPHENNIEPINGKDIYTTIDSYLQDVAHNSLLNHLKMHDAEKGTVVLMDVETGEIRAIVNLMLDPKDGQYKEIYNMAVGELFEPGSTFKLPSMMVAMEDGVMNKVDSVYIGAGYTTFNNREMKDSHKIDPDGWLTPEECLVFSSNVGVSRIIYDHYNGKNQVFYKGLTDMFPPEKTGIDIPGEATPFIKNPLMKDNRNYWSAVTLPWMSIGYEVLLTPLQMLTFYNAVANHGKMVKPMIVKEIREGGNIVKTFKPEVVKKSICSETTIAMARSYLEATVERGTARNVSNADYKIAGKTGTAKINEGGRYISKYNASFIGYFPADDPQLSCIVVIYKPNQGAYYASQVAAPVFKEIADMVYAFEYDIDPQNKNDYIAHSTGFTAPHKEIPENLGAEYADLMNTGHNHPLSEESRPDSIPDVSGLGARDAVYLLENMGLVVKINGKGLVKKQSLAPGYLYKTGDHIYLTLEI; from the coding sequence ATGAAAAAACAACAGGAAAAACCACAGAAAGTGGACACAGGCCCCGGCAAGAGTGTCATGGGGAGGCTTTATTTTGTATATGTTCTCATGTTGGTTTTTGCAATGGCCATTGTGTTACGTGCAGCCCAACTTCAATTGTTTGAAGCGCCAAAGCTCAACATAATCGCTGAACAACATGAATTTCGTTTCGATGATAATATTGAAGCCATGAGGGGAAGCATTTACTCAAATGATGGCCGCCTGATGGCCACCTCCATTCCTGTTTTTCAGGTCAGGATGGATGTTTCTTCTCCACACATTGATGATCAGCTGTTCAACGACAGTGTAACCTGGCTTGCTCTTGGGCTATCCAAAATGTTCGGCGACATGACCAACTGGGAGTACAAACAAAAGCTGAATGAGGCACGGAATAAAGGAAATCGTTTCCTGTTAATCCAAAACAATGTAACCTTTGACCAGCTTACTCAATTGCAGAAGCTGCCGATTTTCAACCGCGGTAAACACCGTGGCGGAATGATCGCGATCCGGTCGGCGCGCCGCGAATATCCATTTGACATGCTGGCAAAAAGAACCATCGGTTACTACAAAGACCACCCGGTGGACTCATTAAAAGTTGTGGTTGGTCTCGAAGGGCAATTCAATGAATATCTGCAAGGCACGAAAGGCCGGCAGTTGATGCAGCGTATGGCTTTTGGTGCATGGAAACCTATTCCGCATGAAAACAATATCGAGCCGATCAACGGAAAAGATATTTACACCACTATCGACAGCTATTTGCAGGATGTTGCACATAACTCGCTGCTAAATCATCTGAAAATGCATGATGCTGAGAAAGGGACTGTGGTTCTGATGGATGTGGAAACCGGCGAAATACGGGCAATTGTAAATCTGATGCTCGACCCTAAAGACGGACAATACAAGGAAATATACAACATGGCTGTCGGGGAGCTGTTCGAGCCGGGTTCCACATTTAAACTCCCTTCGATGATGGTAGCCATGGAGGATGGCGTTATGAACAAAGTTGACTCGGTATACATCGGCGCCGGTTATACTACCTTCAATAACAGGGAAATGAAGGATTCACACAAAATTGACCCCGACGGTTGGCTCACACCGGAAGAATGCCTGGTGTTTTCATCAAATGTTGGCGTTTCACGGATCATTTATGATCATTACAACGGCAAAAACCAGGTTTTTTATAAAGGACTTACGGATATGTTTCCACCTGAGAAGACAGGTATTGATATCCCGGGTGAGGCCACACCCTTTATCAAGAACCCGCTTATGAAAGATAACCGCAACTACTGGTCGGCTGTAACTTTACCCTGGATGTCAATAGGTTATGAGGTGTTGCTTACTCCTTTACAGATGCTCACCTTTTATAATGCCGTAGCAAATCATGGGAAAATGGTAAAACCGATGATTGTCAAAGAAATCAGGGAAGGTGGAAATATCGTAAAAACCTTTAAACCTGAAGTGGTTAAAAAGTCGATCTGCTCTGAAACAACGATAGCAATGGCACGAAGTTATCTTGAAGCTACCGTTGAACGGGGTACGGCCAGGAATGTCAGCAATGCAGACTATAAAATTGCCGGAAAAACCGGCACTGCTAAAATTAATGAAGGGGGAAGGTATATCAGTAAATATAATGCATCATTTATTGGGTACTTCCCTGCCGATGATCCGCAACTTTCGTGCATAGTGGTCATTTACAAACCAAACCAGGGAGCATATTATGCTTCTCAGGTTGCAGCGCCGGTTTTTAAAGAGATCGCCGACATGGTGTATGCATTTGAGTACGACATTGACCCGCAGAACAAAAACGATTACATTGCACATTCCACAGGGTTTACAGCCCCGCATAAGGAAATTCCAGAAAACCTGGGTGCTGAATATGCCGACCTCATGAATACGGGGCATAACCATCCGCTGAGCGAGGAATCCAGGCCGGATTCTATCCCCGATGTTTCTGGTCTTGGAGCTAGGGATGCTGTTTACCTGCTTGAAAATATGGGGCTGGTAGTCAAGATAAACGGAAAAGGGCTGGTGAAAAAGCAATCGCTGGCGCCAGGGTATTTGTACAAAACAGGTGATCATATTTACTTAACCCTCGAAATCTGA
- the rsmH gene encoding 16S rRNA (cytosine(1402)-N(4))-methyltransferase RsmH has product MYHQPVMLSECIEGLQINSGGTYVDVTYGGGGHSLAILQKLDQGRLLAFDQDQDAMANKIDDERLILINHNFRYLKQFLKYYNALPVDGILADLGVSSHQFDNRERGFSIRFGGELDLRMNRRQKISAQTIVNNYPEEELTSLLRNYGELSNSRAIASAIVKARREGKIRYFEELRDAISHFAPKNQENKFYAKVMQAFRIEVNQELEALKEMLLQTAVVLNKGGRLVVISYHSLEDRLVKNFIKTGNFEGEVKKDFYGNKSTLFKNLTNKPLTPSFNETELNSRSRSAKLRIAEKL; this is encoded by the coding sequence ATGTATCACCAGCCGGTCATGCTCAGCGAGTGTATTGAAGGTCTGCAGATCAATTCCGGAGGCACCTACGTGGATGTGACCTATGGAGGAGGAGGTCATTCCCTGGCGATCCTTCAGAAATTAGACCAGGGGCGGTTGCTGGCTTTCGATCAGGATCAGGATGCAATGGCCAACAAGATTGATGATGAGCGATTGATACTGATAAATCATAACTTCAGATACTTGAAACAGTTTTTGAAATATTACAATGCATTGCCTGTTGATGGCATCCTGGCCGATCTCGGCGTGAGCTCGCATCAGTTTGACAACCGTGAGCGCGGGTTTTCAATCCGTTTTGGTGGTGAACTTGATCTGCGGATGAATCGCCGTCAGAAGATTTCGGCTCAGACCATTGTAAATAATTACCCTGAGGAAGAACTGACGTCGCTGCTCAGAAACTATGGAGAATTATCCAATTCGAGAGCAATTGCTTCAGCTATAGTTAAAGCGAGGAGGGAGGGGAAAATCAGGTATTTTGAAGAATTGAGGGATGCAATCAGTCATTTTGCTCCAAAAAATCAGGAGAATAAATTTTACGCCAAAGTGATGCAGGCGTTTCGTATTGAAGTGAACCAGGAGTTAGAAGCCCTGAAAGAGATGCTTTTGCAAACTGCTGTGGTGTTAAATAAAGGAGGCAGGCTGGTAGTGATCTCCTACCATTCGCTCGAGGACCGATTGGTGAAGAATTTCATCAAAACCGGGAACTTTGAAGGAGAAGTGAAAAAGGATTTTTATGGGAATAAATCTACACTTTTTAAAAACCTGACCAATAAGCCGCTAACACCTTCTTTCAATGAAACAGAGTTGAATAGTCGCTCTCGCAGCGCCAAACTAAGAATTGCTGAAAAACTTTAA
- the mraZ gene encoding division/cell wall cluster transcriptional repressor MraZ, giving the protein MFTSTYECKVDDKGRLTLPGKLKNELLPVLAEGFILKRSVFSPCLELWPKPEWDKKLAKINELTRFTRKNAKVVRSFLAGVKTIELDATGRINIPNDLMSFAGIDKTVVIASQISIIEIWDKDKYEREVEVENDEDFAQLVEEVLGGLETDQNQ; this is encoded by the coding sequence GTGTTCACATCCACTTACGAATGTAAAGTTGACGATAAAGGAAGGCTGACACTTCCGGGAAAGCTCAAAAATGAGTTGCTCCCGGTATTGGCTGAAGGATTTATCCTTAAGCGAAGCGTTTTCAGTCCCTGTCTTGAACTGTGGCCAAAGCCGGAGTGGGATAAAAAGCTTGCAAAGATCAATGAACTCACCCGTTTCACACGTAAGAACGCGAAAGTTGTAAGATCATTCCTTGCCGGGGTCAAAACCATAGAATTGGATGCTACAGGAAGGATAAACATCCCGAACGATCTGATGTCTTTTGCCGGAATTGACAAAACTGTGGTCATTGCGTCACAAATCAGCATCATCGAGATTTGGGATAAAGACAAATACGAACGCGAGGTTGAAGTGGAGAACGACGAGGATTTTGCACAATTGGTCGAGGAGGTTTTGGGTGGTTTGGAAACCGATCAAAATCAATAG
- a CDS encoding 1-acyl-sn-glycerol-3-phosphate acyltransferase, with amino-acid sequence MESSQNSDHQETISREFINLEKVFFEKNPRLTRFIPGFVFSYLKRVIHQDELNKALYDYRDLYGFDFLDAILNNFGVIVHTSGLESLPAQGRYLIAANHPLGGLDGMALMREIGKVRKDFLFPVNDLLMHLPNLKELFIPINKHGSNADNIRLFNETFASGKLLLYFPAGLVSRKQNGKIIDLDWKKTFLSKAIQYQRDIIPVHISGRNTNFFYNLAKWRGRFRIKSNIEMLYLVDEMFKQKDKIIKITFGKPIPVKTFDKRYTHTQWAELIKAHVYAIGRGEDPVIE; translated from the coding sequence ATGGAAAGCTCTCAAAACAGCGATCATCAAGAAACGATCTCCAGGGAATTCATCAACCTTGAGAAGGTATTTTTTGAGAAAAACCCCCGTTTGACAAGGTTTATTCCGGGTTTTGTGTTTTCATACCTCAAGCGGGTTATTCACCAGGATGAGCTTAACAAAGCCCTTTATGACTACCGCGACCTGTACGGGTTTGATTTCCTTGACGCCATACTCAATAATTTTGGTGTGATTGTACATACCAGTGGGCTTGAAAGTTTGCCTGCACAGGGCAGATACCTGATTGCAGCCAACCATCCTCTGGGCGGCCTTGATGGCATGGCGTTGATGCGTGAAATCGGTAAGGTGCGAAAAGACTTCCTTTTTCCTGTAAACGACCTTTTGATGCACCTTCCAAACTTAAAGGAACTGTTCATACCTATCAATAAACATGGCAGTAATGCTGATAATATCAGGCTTTTCAATGAGACCTTTGCCTCCGGAAAATTGCTGCTCTATTTCCCGGCCGGGTTGGTGTCGCGAAAACAGAACGGAAAGATTATTGACCTGGACTGGAAAAAAACTTTCCTTTCAAAAGCAATACAGTACCAAAGGGACATCATCCCGGTTCATATCAGCGGACGAAACACGAATTTCTTTTATAATCTTGCAAAATGGCGCGGAAGGTTCAGGATTAAATCTAACATCGAGATGCTTTACCTTGTGGATGAGATGTTCAAACAAAAGGATAAAATAATAAAGATTACTTTTGGCAAACCTATACCGGTAAAGACTTTTGACAAGCGATACACGCATACACAATGGGCCGAACTGATCAAAGCGCATGTGTATGCCATCGGTCGGGGTGAAGATCCCGTTATCGAATGA
- a CDS encoding GNAT family N-acetyltransferase — protein sequence MKNIIPKVDRKLLLDELTDERFVRNTNFGRNKIFIFNSNNSPNLMQEIGRLREISFREAGGGTGDVTDIDSYDLGDNPFEQLIVWDPEKLEIIGGYRFIHGRKLTIDNLGKVKTPTSKLFHLSERFVQDYLPTTIELGRSFVQPDYQPSKNPRLGIYSLDNLWDGLGALIKNNPDVQYFFGKITMYPSSDLLAREAILYFLNKFFPDPDRLVFPYEPLELKTDPHFFEAIFDRDCYAENYKALQQFVRKQNENIPPLVNAYMNLSATMKTFGTSINKSFGNVEETGIMIRIPDIFDEKKERHIAGM from the coding sequence ATGAAGAACATTATTCCGAAAGTTGACAGAAAACTACTGCTGGATGAATTGACGGATGAAAGGTTTGTGAGGAACACAAACTTTGGTCGTAACAAGATTTTTATCTTTAATAGCAACAACTCACCCAACCTGATGCAGGAAATAGGCAGACTGCGCGAAATTTCATTCCGTGAGGCTGGTGGGGGCACAGGAGATGTTACTGACATCGACAGTTACGATTTAGGTGATAATCCTTTTGAGCAGCTCATTGTATGGGATCCTGAAAAGCTTGAAATCATTGGCGGTTACCGGTTCATACATGGCAGAAAACTTACCATTGACAACCTGGGAAAAGTAAAAACCCCAACATCAAAACTTTTTCACCTATCAGAAAGATTTGTCCAGGATTACCTTCCAACTACCATCGAACTGGGACGCTCTTTCGTTCAACCCGATTACCAGCCATCAAAGAATCCAAGACTGGGCATTTACTCACTCGATAACCTTTGGGACGGGCTTGGAGCTTTAATTAAGAATAACCCTGATGTGCAGTACTTTTTTGGGAAGATCACCATGTACCCAAGTTCAGATTTACTTGCACGGGAAGCCATATTATATTTCTTGAACAAATTTTTCCCAGATCCCGACAGGTTGGTTTTTCCTTATGAACCCCTTGAACTTAAAACAGATCCTCACTTTTTTGAAGCAATTTTCGACAGGGACTGTTATGCTGAGAATTACAAAGCCCTGCAGCAATTTGTCAGGAAGCAAAACGAAAATATTCCCCCACTTGTGAATGCCTACATGAACCTGTCAGCAACCATGAAGACTTTTGGAACTTCTATTAACAAATCCTTTGGCAACGTAGAAGAAACCGGCATTATGATAAGGATTCCGGATATCTTCGATGAGAAGAAGGAAAGACATATTGCCGGAATGTAA
- a CDS encoding YihA family ribosome biogenesis GTP-binding protein produces MEIKKATFVISNTDYQKCPPATLPEYAFIGRSNVGKSSLINMLCNRKGLAKISVQPGKTQTINHFLVDDEWYLVDLPGYGYAKRSKTSREKWKKMIGEYLTNRVNLVYTFILVDLRIPPQNNDLEVISRFGESELPMAIIFTKHDKLKPDEATRNIDTYQKELLNSWESLPPVFISSAKTALGRDEILSFVEHNNKVFASMA; encoded by the coding sequence ATGGAAATTAAAAAAGCAACATTTGTCATCAGTAATACAGATTATCAAAAATGTCCGCCTGCCACACTACCAGAGTATGCATTCATTGGCCGCTCTAATGTTGGAAAATCCTCGCTGATCAACATGCTTTGTAACCGGAAGGGGCTGGCAAAAATATCGGTGCAGCCCGGTAAAACACAAACGATCAATCATTTTCTTGTTGATGATGAATGGTACCTGGTTGATTTGCCGGGTTACGGTTATGCAAAGAGGTCGAAAACCAGTCGGGAGAAATGGAAAAAGATGATTGGCGAATATCTGACCAACAGGGTGAATTTGGTTTATACTTTTATCCTTGTAGATCTGCGAATTCCACCGCAAAATAATGACCTTGAGGTGATCAGCAGATTTGGCGAGTCAGAACTTCCAATGGCCATCATCTTCACAAAGCACGATAAATTAAAACCCGATGAAGCAACCAGAAATATTGATACCTATCAAAAAGAGTTACTGAATTCTTGGGAATCGCTCCCTCCGGTTTTTATTTCATCAGCAAAAACCGCATTGGGAAGGGATGAAATTCTAAGTTTTGTGGAACATAATAATAAGGTGTTTGCGAGTATGGCTTGA
- a CDS encoding acetyl-CoA carboxylase biotin carboxyl carrier protein subunit, translated as MDPEQPNKYHSFILDDVKYRTTFTKKYENRIQYKPPDPKKITAFIPGTIRKVFIKQGSRVKHNDKLLILEAMKMKNILLAPCDGKVKTLLVKEGSVVAKKELLIVLE; from the coding sequence ATGGATCCGGAACAACCCAACAAATATCATTCGTTCATTCTTGATGATGTCAAATATCGGACTACATTCACCAAAAAGTACGAAAACCGAATACAATATAAACCGCCCGATCCCAAAAAGATCACAGCTTTCATCCCCGGCACTATCCGTAAGGTTTTCATCAAGCAGGGATCACGCGTAAAACATAATGACAAACTGCTGATCCTCGAAGCAATGAAAATGAAAAACATCCTCCTTGCTCCCTGTGATGGTAAAGTAAAAACATTACTTGTTAAAGAAGGCAGTGTAGTTGCCAAGAAGGAACTGCTGATTGTACTTGAGTAG
- a CDS encoding acyl-CoA carboxylase subunit beta, with protein sequence MSIKSKSSDLRRRMRDALQGGGTQAIEKQKGTGKLTARERIQALLDPKSFHEYDLFVEHAGKDFDMDKKYLPGDGVVTGTGSISGHPVCIYAQDFTVAGGSLGFMHAKKITKIMDHAMKLKVPIIGINDSGGARIQEGVNSLAGYGDIFYRNTQASGVIPQISVILGPCAGGAVYSPALTDFVFVVDKISKMFITGPEVIKTVLGEDISMEELGGARVHAEITGNAHFFSESEQECFDQIKQLVSYIPWNNFKKADPFPKKNPKSRKYKIDDIMPADSKQPYDVRDVIRAIVDDSDFFEIQELFAANIVIGFARLEGQTVGFVANQPLVLAGVLDVDSSNKAARFIRYCNAFNIPLCTLVDLPGYLPGIEQEHAGVIRHGAKILYAYSEATVPKITLIMRKAYGGGYIAMCSHHLKADFVFAWPTAEIAVMGPEGAANIIFRKEITTAENPDEMRKQKIKEYKKKFANPYVAAAYGYIDAVIEPAETRHFLIHALEISNNKSEIVPQKKHGIPPF encoded by the coding sequence ATGTCTATAAAATCGAAATCATCAGACTTGCGGCGCAGAATGCGCGATGCACTGCAGGGAGGCGGAACGCAGGCTATTGAAAAGCAGAAGGGGACGGGAAAACTCACCGCACGCGAACGAATCCAGGCATTACTTGATCCGAAATCATTTCACGAATATGATCTGTTTGTTGAGCACGCAGGGAAAGATTTTGACATGGATAAGAAGTACCTTCCCGGGGATGGTGTTGTTACCGGAACCGGTTCAATAAGCGGCCACCCGGTGTGCATTTATGCACAGGATTTCACGGTTGCCGGAGGGTCGCTGGGTTTCATGCACGCCAAAAAAATCACAAAGATCATGGATCACGCCATGAAGTTGAAAGTACCAATCATCGGGATCAACGATTCAGGAGGCGCACGTATCCAGGAAGGGGTCAACTCACTGGCCGGTTACGGGGACATTTTTTACCGCAACACACAGGCTTCTGGCGTCATTCCTCAAATATCAGTAATTCTTGGCCCTTGTGCCGGGGGTGCAGTCTATTCGCCTGCGCTCACTGATTTTGTTTTTGTCGTGGATAAAATATCGAAAATGTTCATTACCGGTCCTGAGGTGATCAAAACAGTGCTTGGTGAGGATATTTCGATGGAAGAACTTGGAGGGGCACGTGTGCATGCCGAGATCACAGGTAATGCTCATTTTTTCTCCGAAAGCGAACAGGAATGTTTTGACCAGATCAAGCAACTGGTAAGTTATATCCCCTGGAATAACTTCAAAAAGGCAGATCCATTCCCAAAAAAGAATCCTAAATCCCGTAAATACAAGATTGATGATATCATGCCCGCTGATTCAAAGCAGCCCTATGACGTGAGGGATGTAATCAGGGCCATTGTGGATGATTCGGATTTCTTCGAAATACAGGAACTTTTTGCAGCTAACATTGTCATTGGCTTTGCCCGTCTCGAAGGGCAAACTGTCGGTTTTGTCGCCAATCAGCCATTGGTGCTGGCCGGAGTGCTCGATGTGGATTCATCCAACAAAGCTGCCCGTTTTATCCGCTATTGCAACGCCTTTAACATCCCGCTTTGTACCCTTGTTGACTTACCTGGTTACCTTCCGGGTATCGAACAGGAACATGCAGGAGTTATCCGTCATGGGGCAAAAATTTTATATGCCTATTCAGAGGCCACAGTTCCCAAAATTACATTAATCATGCGTAAAGCTTATGGTGGTGGTTACATTGCTATGTGCTCGCACCACCTGAAAGCTGACTTTGTTTTTGCATGGCCAACTGCCGAAATTGCTGTGATGGGACCGGAAGGTGCTGCCAATATAATTTTCAGGAAAGAAATCACGACAGCCGAAAATCCTGATGAAATGCGAAAACAGAAAATTAAAGAATACAAGAAGAAATTTGCTAATCCCTACGTGGCAGCTGCTTACGGCTATATTGACGCAGTCATTGAACCGGCCGAAACACGTCATTTCCTGATTCATGCACTCGAAATTTCGAACAACAAGTCCGAGATCGTTCCACAAAAAAAACATGGAATACCGCCTTTCTAA